The following coding sequences are from one Prochlorococcus marinus XMU1412 window:
- a CDS encoding thylakoid membrane photosystem I accumulation factor: MKIIQWILIALIFLSPYKANASRDSDSYDGNIFPIYAGNGAIVPPQTTLDESLKNKRVAVLFFYLDDSSDSKAMAPIISGLDLIWRNNVDIIALTTDELQDKEKSDLRNEPNYYWNGLIPQTIILNSDGEVKYDKNGMVNIDELNKVIGDLKGIDIEDTTFSVESFNEYNSIISEKKIKTKIN, translated from the coding sequence ATGAAAATAATTCAATGGATCCTAATAGCATTAATTTTCTTAAGTCCATATAAAGCAAATGCCTCTAGAGATTCTGATAGTTACGATGGCAACATCTTTCCTATATACGCAGGTAATGGGGCTATAGTTCCTCCCCAGACGACTCTTGATGAATCATTAAAAAATAAAAGAGTCGCAGTTTTATTTTTTTATCTTGATGATAGTTCAGATAGTAAAGCTATGGCTCCGATAATATCTGGTTTAGATTTGATATGGAGAAATAATGTAGATATCATTGCTCTAACTACTGATGAATTACAGGATAAAGAAAAGTCTGATCTTAGAAATGAACCTAATTATTATTGGAACGGATTAATTCCACAAACCATTATTTTAAATAGTGATGGAGAAGTTAAATATGACAAAAACGGAATGGTTAATATCGATGAATTAAACAAAGTTATAGGTGATCTAAAAGGAATAGATATAGAAGATACGACATTTTCTGTAGAAAGTTTTAATGAATACAACAGTATCATTTCTGAAAAAAAGATAAAAACAAAAATTAATTAA
- a CDS encoding DUF3685 domain-containing protein, with the protein MELISKKSILIIAPSLIAESLTLKLTSLDQNLEINFNNGTGEKTPDLVIWNVLNFQSEDLIRLELLKLRERYDESKFLIILSGELVYEANTPPSLNAEGFLLNPSAEKVLESIDTILNEGRVFDIENNSQVQLNKNKPLSFSQKILTSGLKQIDSEINYIFKYVNSDSTPEFYKFILKGRLRELITAKSFLIFLWGNSLELYTEAVYTENKINLENKNTVFIKDKNTAEIWNLILDRLKERYSSTNLQVEFNNSSIILSGIKKEFISRLICKMLDELDNLVKNIKENYKAKDFKDDLNSLIKELKVNTISNITDSYFRLKKGGESISINDFIYSEVSCEEIDRESHESIMFIEPIIKNEALDYDGKLLPLYETESFLILENIISNWTIRNCNLLASEIFNICSSWPELRTVLINPELQSTRNFERFRNNINNYNRWHDYIYMPIYLYESKREYIDIIDKKFTRYFKNENREKELENLEWLQKQVTLLVEIRDAVAPQLEVAVKYIGNLFVTFLTKVVGKAIGLVGKGILQGLGRSSSK; encoded by the coding sequence TTGGAATTAATTTCAAAAAAATCGATATTGATTATTGCTCCAAGCTTAATAGCAGAATCTTTAACGCTTAAGTTAACATCACTAGACCAAAATTTAGAAATTAATTTTAATAATGGAACAGGTGAAAAAACTCCAGATTTAGTTATATGGAATGTTCTTAATTTTCAATCAGAAGATCTTATAAGGTTAGAATTATTAAAATTAAGAGAAAGATATGATGAGTCAAAGTTTCTTATAATTCTCTCTGGCGAACTTGTTTATGAAGCAAATACCCCTCCATCGTTAAATGCTGAAGGTTTTCTTTTAAATCCCAGTGCAGAAAAAGTTCTTGAATCTATTGATACCATTTTAAATGAAGGAAGGGTATTTGATATTGAAAATAATTCCCAAGTTCAATTAAACAAAAATAAGCCTCTCTCTTTTAGTCAAAAAATTCTAACTTCAGGTCTTAAACAAATAGATTCTGAAATTAACTATATATTCAAATATGTCAACTCTGATTCAACACCAGAATTTTATAAATTCATTTTAAAAGGAAGATTAAGAGAACTTATTACTGCAAAATCTTTTCTAATTTTCTTATGGGGTAATTCACTAGAACTTTATACAGAGGCAGTTTACACTGAAAATAAAATTAATCTTGAAAATAAGAACACTGTTTTCATTAAAGATAAAAACACTGCAGAAATATGGAATTTGATTTTAGATAGACTAAAAGAAAGGTATAGCTCAACTAACTTACAGGTTGAATTTAATAATTCATCAATAATTCTCTCTGGAATAAAGAAAGAATTCATTTCGCGACTAATTTGCAAAATGTTAGATGAGTTAGATAATTTAGTAAAAAATATTAAGGAAAACTATAAGGCGAAAGATTTTAAAGATGACTTAAATTCTCTTATAAAAGAACTTAAAGTTAATACAATTTCAAATATCACAGACAGTTATTTTCGATTAAAAAAAGGAGGCGAATCGATTTCAATAAATGATTTTATTTATAGTGAGGTAAGTTGCGAAGAGATAGATAGAGAATCACATGAATCGATTATGTTTATTGAGCCAATTATCAAAAATGAAGCTCTTGACTATGATGGGAAATTACTCCCTCTATATGAAACAGAATCGTTTTTGATCCTTGAAAATATAATTTCAAACTGGACAATAAGGAACTGTAATTTATTAGCTTCTGAAATCTTTAATATTTGTTCTTCTTGGCCTGAATTAAGAACTGTACTTATAAATCCCGAATTACAATCCACAAGAAATTTTGAAAGATTTAGAAATAATATTAATAACTACAATCGCTGGCATGACTATATTTATATGCCTATCTACTTGTATGAGAGTAAACGAGAATATATTGATATTATCGATAAAAAATTTACCCGTTACTTTAAAAATGAAAATAGGGAAAAAGAATTAGAGAATCTAGAATGGCTACAAAAACAAGTTACATTGTTAGTTGAGATAAGAGATGCCGTAGCACCGCAGTTAGAAGTTGCTGTAAAATATATCGGTAATCTTTTCGTAACTTTCCTTACAAAGGTCGTTGGCAAAGCTATCGGTTTGGTTGGGAAAGGAATCCTTCAAGGATTAGGAAGATCAAGTTCAAAGTAA
- the hisA gene encoding 1-(5-phosphoribosyl)-5-[(5-phosphoribosylamino)methylideneamino]imidazole-4-carboxamide isomerase, translating into MDLIPAIDLMNGKCVRLFKGDFNKRKDFTKEPHEQAKFWESEGAKYIHIVDLDAAKTGSPTNDKSIKKIAKTVNIPIQIGGGIRSQERIEQLFSYGIEKVIMGTSAIENKELVKDLSNKFPGRIIVGIDAKDGKVSTRGWLEQSNIFATDLVKEFSSFKIASFIVTDINTDGTLEGTNEEFIKSILEITDIPVIASGGIGSISDLLSLLKYENSGLFGVIVGKALYENKFTINEANNILSEERLNDFDLNTNYYA; encoded by the coding sequence ATGGACCTAATACCAGCAATTGATTTAATGAATGGTAAGTGTGTAAGGCTTTTTAAAGGCGACTTTAATAAAAGAAAAGACTTCACAAAAGAGCCTCATGAGCAAGCTAAATTTTGGGAAAGCGAAGGAGCCAAATATATACATATAGTTGATTTAGATGCTGCAAAAACTGGATCCCCAACAAACGATAAATCAATAAAAAAGATTGCAAAAACAGTTAACATACCAATTCAAATAGGTGGGGGGATAAGGTCTCAAGAAAGGATAGAACAATTATTTTCTTATGGTATTGAGAAAGTTATCATGGGAACATCTGCAATAGAAAATAAAGAACTAGTTAAAGACTTATCAAATAAATTTCCAGGAAGGATAATTGTTGGGATAGATGCAAAAGATGGAAAAGTTAGTACAAGGGGTTGGCTTGAGCAATCTAATATTTTTGCCACAGATCTAGTAAAGGAGTTTTCTTCATTTAAAATTGCTAGTTTTATTGTTACAGATATAAATACAGATGGGACTTTAGAAGGGACAAATGAAGAATTCATAAAAAGCATACTTGAAATTACAGATATCCCAGTAATAGCCTCAGGAGGTATAGGTTCAATTTCTGATTTATTATCGTTACTAAAATATGAAAACTCTGGACTCTTTGGAGTAATAGTAGGTAAAGCTCTTTATGAGAATAAATTCACGATAAACGAAGCGAATAATATATTGTCAGAAGAGAGACTAAATGACTTTGATTTAAACACAAATTACTACGCTTAA